CCTCCTCTCCGTTGTGGACCACCTTAAAGGGGTTTAGAATCCTTGCCTTCTCAAAAGCCCTCCTTATCAGAATGACATCGTTCGGATCATCCTCTACAAGGAGCACCGTATAGTCCTCAACTCCTTTAATCTCCTTCACTTTCATTAAACACCTCCCACACAGGCACCGGGACACAGGGTCTACAGGCCTGCTCCTCTCATTGGTCATTCCGAACCTGTTTGTGGATCTCATCCGTATAATCAGTGTGCAGGTACTGATTACTCAAAACCCCGAAAAGAGTTCGGAATAACAAAACAGTAATTTCTCGAATACCCTGGCAGACACATAGATAAACTACTTGCCCCGTGTCTCTGTGGTTGTTACCTTTGCACCCCTACTGACTCCATTTTAGCAGATCTATCCAGAATCTGCTACCCCCTCCTGATTTTGACTCCACACCGACAGCCCCCCCCATCCTCTCAACCCCCTTCTTCACTATGGCAAGACCGATCCCCGTACCCGGGTACGTCTCGATCCCGTGTAGCCTTTCAAAGACCCTGAAGATCCGGTCTCTGTGCTCACCGGGGATGCCGATACCCCTGTCCTCCACAAAGAGCCTTACAATCCCGTTACGCTCCTCCGTCCTGACAATTACCTCCGGAGGCATATCTTTTTTTGTGAACTTCATCGCATTGGAGAGGAGGTTTATTAAAACCTGGAAAAGGACGCTCTGGCTTACCCTTACGTCCGGCAGCTCCGGAGAGACATCAATCCTGGCACCTGTCTCCACAACGCTATCCGTTAGTGTCTTCAGTACCTCTTCAACCATCCACCGGAGTGAGACCTGCTGGAGTTTTATCTCCCGGCGGGATATCCTGCTGTAGGCCAACAGATCCTGGATCAGGTTGTCCAGCCTATAGGCGGCCTCTACTATCCTTACTGTATAGTCCCTCCCCTGCTCATCAAATCTCTCCGCATAATCCTCAAGCAATACCCCGGCAAAGCCCTGCATGGCCCTCAGCGGGGCCCTCAGGTCGTGGGAGACGGAGTAGGCAAAGGACTCGAGGTCCTCGTTGGATTCCTTCAGTTCCCTGGCAAGCCGTTCAGACTTGTTGTATGCCGCCTGGAGGTCCTCAAAGAGGTTCATCATGCCACGGTTCAACTGCTCCACCTCCTCTATGCGTTTATGCAGTTCCTCCGTCCGCTCATCCACGAGCTCCTCAAGTGTATCCCTGTACCTCCTCAGTTCATTATCCATATGTTTCCTTTCCGTAAAATCACGGACCACTACCACTACCTCATTGCTGCCATAGGGGACAACCCTTGCCTCGTAGTGCCTGATCTCCTCCCCCACGGTTAACCGGTATTCAAAGGACTGTTGCTTTTTCTTCTGTAATGCCTCCTCAATCTTCTTCATTGCCATACCCGCCACATCCCCCGGCATCACCTCGGTGATATTTCTACCGGAAAAGACGCCCGGCTCTGCATAGTACGGCATTGCGGATGATGCCTTGTATTCAATAAATGTCCCGTCATCCCTTATCCGGAAGATAATGTCCGGTATGATATCAATGAGTGCCCTCGTCCTCGTCTCACTCTGCCTCAGCTCCTCCATATGCATGGCGTTATTGATTGCAACAGCAGCCTGGTTTGCGATGCTCTGATAGTAGGAGACCTCATTATCGGTAAAGTCACGCCTCTTGCAGGTATGACCTATCAGCACCCCGAAGACCCTGTCTTCAACTAACATGGGTACGCATAGAGATGATGTAATCTTCCTTTCAAAGACCACCGGCGGGACCTCAAAGCGGTGTTCCGTTCTGAAGTCAAGCACCTTTCCGGGGACCTTGTTTTTAATGACGTAGGTGGA
The DNA window shown above is from bacterium BMS3Abin08 and carries:
- the cph1 gene encoding phytochrome-like protein cph1, whose protein sequence is MDAGVVNRLYGGLNEGRFHVVKTPVIFSPIDVKIAFPKKGPLTPMLRSTIDGYLRRLKEDPNSVYYQSINRWFGGFTGPLFPAYLKWVFLSGAVLLLLVLLMSCLLRKQVRAKTGELALKYEEMRKYTGDLEGFIRISREITTTTDLKTLYRKITTASKKLLGLDFSTLMVLSEDGKSLVIRDTIGFPESVVDAFMLEEGQGLSTYVIKNKVPGKVLDFRTEHRFEVPPVVFERKITSSLCVPMLVEDRVFGVLIGHTCKRRDFTDNEVSYYQSIANQAAVAINNAMHMEELRQSETRTRALIDIIPDIIFRIRDDGTFIEYKASSAMPYYAEPGVFSGRNITEVMPGDVAGMAMKKIEEALQKKKQQSFEYRLTVGEEIRHYEARVVPYGSNEVVVVVRDFTERKHMDNELRRYRDTLEELVDERTEELHKRIEEVEQLNRGMMNLFEDLQAAYNKSERLARELKESNEDLESFAYSVSHDLRAPLRAMQGFAGVLLEDYAERFDEQGRDYTVRIVEAAYRLDNLIQDLLAYSRISRREIKLQQVSLRWMVEEVLKTLTDSVVETGARIDVSPELPDVRVSQSVLFQVLINLLSNAMKFTKKDMPPEVIVRTEERNGIVRLFVEDRGIGIPGEHRDRIFRVFERLHGIETYPGTGIGLAIVKKGVERMGGAVGVESKSGGGSRFWIDLLKWSQ